The Neovison vison isolate M4711 chromosome 5, ASM_NN_V1, whole genome shotgun sequence genome includes a region encoding these proteins:
- the ACOX1 gene encoding peroxisomal acyl-coenzyme A oxidase 1 isoform X2 — protein MNQDLRREREAASFNPELLTHVLDGSPENTRRRREIENLILNDPDFQHEDLNFLTRSQRYEVAVRKSANMVKKMREFGIADPEEIMWFKKIHLVNFVEPVGLNFSMFIPTLLNQGTTAQQEKWLFSSQGLQIIGTYAQTEMGHGTHLRGLETTATYDPETQEFILNSPTVTSIKWWPGGLGKTSNHAIVLAQLITKGKCYGLHAFIVPIREIGTHKPLPGITVGDIGPKFGYDEMDNGYLKMDNYRIPRENMLMKYAQVKPDGTYVKPVSNKLTYGTMVFVRSFLVGEAARSLSKACTIAIRYSAVRHQSEIKPGEPEPQILDFQTQQYKLFPLLATAYAFQFVGAYVKETYHRINEGIGQGDLSELPELHALVAGLKAFTSWTTNAAIEACRMACGGHGYSHCSGLPNIYVTFTPTCTFEGENTVMMLQTARFLMKSYDQVHSGKLVGGMVSYLNDRPTQRIQPQQVAVWPTVVDIDSPDSLTEAYKLRAARLVEIAAKNLQNEVIQRESKEVAWNLTSVDLVRASEAHCHYVAVKLFSEKLLKIQDKSVHAVLRNLCLLYCLYGISQKAGDFLQGSIMTESQITQVNQRIKELLTAIRPDAVALVDAFDFQDVTLGSVLGRYDGNVYENLFEWAKKSPLNKSEVHESYYKYLKPLQSKL, from the exons ATGAACCAAGATCTTCGCAGGGAGCGGGAAGCCGCCAGCTTCAACCCGGAGCTGCTCACGCACGTCCTGGACGGCAGCCCCGAGAACACCCGGCGCCGCCGAGAGATCG AGAACCTGATTCTGAATGACCCGGACTTCCAGCACGAGGACTTGAATTTCCTCACCCGCAGCCAGCGCTACGAGGTGGCCGTGAGGAAGAGTGCCAACATGGTGAAGAAGATGCGGGAGTTCGGCATCGCGGACCCCGAGGAGATCATGTGGTTTAAAAA AATACATTTGGTCAATTTTGTGGAACCTGTGGGCCTCAATTTCTCCATGTTTATTCCTACCTTGCTGAATCAGGGCACCACTGCTCAGCAGGAGAAATGGCTGTTTTCATCCCAAGGACTCCAGATAATTGGCACCTACGCCCAGACGGAAATGGGCCACG GAACTCATCTCCGAGGCTTGGAAACCACAGCCACTTACGACCCTGAAACTCAGGAGTTCATTCTCAACAGCCCTACTGTGACCTCCATCAAGTGGTGGCCTGGTGGAC TTGGAAAGACTTCGAATCATGCAATAGTTCTTGCCCAGCTCATCACTAAGGGGAAGTGCTACGGGTTACACGCCTTCATCGTgcccattcgtgagattgggacgCATAAGCCTTTGCCAG GTATTACCGTGGGAGACATCGGGCCCAAATTTGGCTATGATGAGATGGACAACGGCTACCTGAAGATGGACAATTACCGTATTCCCAGAGAAAACATGCTGATGAAGTACGCCCAG GTGAAGCCTGATGGCACGTACGTGAAGCCTGTGAGTAACAAGCTGACCTATGGGACCATGGTGTTTGTGAGGTCGTTCCTCGTGGGAGAAGCCGCCCGGTCCCTGTCCAAGGCCTGCACCATTGCTATCCGCTATAGCGCTGTGAGGCACCAGTCTGAAATCAAGCCAGG TGAGCCAGAACCACAGATTTTGGATTTTCAGACCCAGCAGTATAAACTCTTCCCACTCCTGGCCACTGCCTATGCCTTCCAGTTTGTGGGCGCATACGTGAAGGAGACCTACCATCGGATTAATGAGGGTATTGGCCAAGGGGATCTGAGTGAACTGCCCGAG CTCCACGCCCTCGTGGCCGGCCTGAAGGCGTTCACCTCCTGGACGACGAATGCCGCTATTGAAGCCTGTCGGATGGCGTGTGGCGGGCACGGTTACTCTCACTGCAGCGGCCTTCCGAACATCTACGTCACCTTTACCCCCACCTGCACCTTTGAGGGCGAGAACACCGTCATGATGCTGCAGACGGCGAG GTTCCTGATGAAAAGTTACGACCAGGTGCACTCAGGGAAGCTGGTGGGTGGCATGGTGTCCTACCTGAATGACCGGCCCACTCAGCGCATCCAGCCGCAGCAGGTGGCGGTGTGGCCGACCGTGGTGGACATCGACAGCCCTGACAGCCTGACGGAAGCGTACAAGCTTCGTGCAGCCAG ATTGGTAGAAATTGCTGCAAAAAACCTTCAAAATGAAGTGattcagagagaaagcaaggaggtAGCATGGAACCTAACCTCCGTGGACCTTGTTCGAGCCAGCGAG GCACATTGCCACTATGTGGCCGTTAAGCTCTTCTCAGAAAAACTCCTCAAAATTCAAGATAAATCTGTCCACGCTGTCTTAAGGAATTTATGTCTCTTGTATTGTCTCTATGGAATCAGTCAGAAGGCAGGGGATTTTCTTCAG gGAAGCATCATGACAGAGTCTCAAATTACCCAAGTAAATCAACGCATAAAGGAGTTGCTGACTGCGATTCGCCCAGACGCTGTTGCTCTGGTGGATGCGTTTGATTTTCAGGATGTGACACTCGGCTCTGTGCTTGGCCGTTACGATGGGAACGTGTATGAAAATTTGTTTGAGTGGGCCAAGAAATCCCCACTGAACAAATCAGAG GTCCATGAGTCTTACTACAAGTACCTGAAGCCACTGCAGTCCAAGCTCTGA
- the ACOX1 gene encoding peroxisomal acyl-coenzyme A oxidase 1 isoform X1: MNQDLRREREAASFNPELLTHVLDGSPENTRRRREIENLILNDPDFQHEDLNFLTRSQRYEVAVRKSANMVKKMREFGIADPEEIMWFKNFVHRGRPEPLDLHLGMFLPTLLHQATAEQQERFFIPAWNLEIIGTYAQTEMGHGTHLRGLETTATYDPETQEFILNSPTVTSIKWWPGGLGKTSNHAIVLAQLITKGKCYGLHAFIVPIREIGTHKPLPGITVGDIGPKFGYDEMDNGYLKMDNYRIPRENMLMKYAQVKPDGTYVKPVSNKLTYGTMVFVRSFLVGEAARSLSKACTIAIRYSAVRHQSEIKPGEPEPQILDFQTQQYKLFPLLATAYAFQFVGAYVKETYHRINEGIGQGDLSELPELHALVAGLKAFTSWTTNAAIEACRMACGGHGYSHCSGLPNIYVTFTPTCTFEGENTVMMLQTARFLMKSYDQVHSGKLVGGMVSYLNDRPTQRIQPQQVAVWPTVVDIDSPDSLTEAYKLRAARLVEIAAKNLQNEVIQRESKEVAWNLTSVDLVRASEAHCHYVAVKLFSEKLLKIQDKSVHAVLRNLCLLYCLYGISQKAGDFLQGSIMTESQITQVNQRIKELLTAIRPDAVALVDAFDFQDVTLGSVLGRYDGNVYENLFEWAKKSPLNKSEVHESYYKYLKPLQSKL; this comes from the exons ATGAACCAAGATCTTCGCAGGGAGCGGGAAGCCGCCAGCTTCAACCCGGAGCTGCTCACGCACGTCCTGGACGGCAGCCCCGAGAACACCCGGCGCCGCCGAGAGATCG AGAACCTGATTCTGAATGACCCGGACTTCCAGCACGAGGACTTGAATTTCCTCACCCGCAGCCAGCGCTACGAGGTGGCCGTGAGGAAGAGTGCCAACATGGTGAAGAAGATGCGGGAGTTCGGCATCGCGGACCCCGAGGAGATCATGTGGTTTAAAAA TTTTGTGCACCGAGGGCGGCCTGAGCCTCTGGATCTCCACTTGGGCATGTTCTTGCCCACTTTACTCCACCAGGCGACCGCGGAGCAGCAGGAGCGCTTCTTCATTCCCGCCTGGAACTTGGAGATCATTGGCACTTATGCCCAGACAGAGATGGGCCATG GAACTCATCTCCGAGGCTTGGAAACCACAGCCACTTACGACCCTGAAACTCAGGAGTTCATTCTCAACAGCCCTACTGTGACCTCCATCAAGTGGTGGCCTGGTGGAC TTGGAAAGACTTCGAATCATGCAATAGTTCTTGCCCAGCTCATCACTAAGGGGAAGTGCTACGGGTTACACGCCTTCATCGTgcccattcgtgagattgggacgCATAAGCCTTTGCCAG GTATTACCGTGGGAGACATCGGGCCCAAATTTGGCTATGATGAGATGGACAACGGCTACCTGAAGATGGACAATTACCGTATTCCCAGAGAAAACATGCTGATGAAGTACGCCCAG GTGAAGCCTGATGGCACGTACGTGAAGCCTGTGAGTAACAAGCTGACCTATGGGACCATGGTGTTTGTGAGGTCGTTCCTCGTGGGAGAAGCCGCCCGGTCCCTGTCCAAGGCCTGCACCATTGCTATCCGCTATAGCGCTGTGAGGCACCAGTCTGAAATCAAGCCAGG TGAGCCAGAACCACAGATTTTGGATTTTCAGACCCAGCAGTATAAACTCTTCCCACTCCTGGCCACTGCCTATGCCTTCCAGTTTGTGGGCGCATACGTGAAGGAGACCTACCATCGGATTAATGAGGGTATTGGCCAAGGGGATCTGAGTGAACTGCCCGAG CTCCACGCCCTCGTGGCCGGCCTGAAGGCGTTCACCTCCTGGACGACGAATGCCGCTATTGAAGCCTGTCGGATGGCGTGTGGCGGGCACGGTTACTCTCACTGCAGCGGCCTTCCGAACATCTACGTCACCTTTACCCCCACCTGCACCTTTGAGGGCGAGAACACCGTCATGATGCTGCAGACGGCGAG GTTCCTGATGAAAAGTTACGACCAGGTGCACTCAGGGAAGCTGGTGGGTGGCATGGTGTCCTACCTGAATGACCGGCCCACTCAGCGCATCCAGCCGCAGCAGGTGGCGGTGTGGCCGACCGTGGTGGACATCGACAGCCCTGACAGCCTGACGGAAGCGTACAAGCTTCGTGCAGCCAG ATTGGTAGAAATTGCTGCAAAAAACCTTCAAAATGAAGTGattcagagagaaagcaaggaggtAGCATGGAACCTAACCTCCGTGGACCTTGTTCGAGCCAGCGAG GCACATTGCCACTATGTGGCCGTTAAGCTCTTCTCAGAAAAACTCCTCAAAATTCAAGATAAATCTGTCCACGCTGTCTTAAGGAATTTATGTCTCTTGTATTGTCTCTATGGAATCAGTCAGAAGGCAGGGGATTTTCTTCAG gGAAGCATCATGACAGAGTCTCAAATTACCCAAGTAAATCAACGCATAAAGGAGTTGCTGACTGCGATTCGCCCAGACGCTGTTGCTCTGGTGGATGCGTTTGATTTTCAGGATGTGACACTCGGCTCTGTGCTTGGCCGTTACGATGGGAACGTGTATGAAAATTTGTTTGAGTGGGCCAAGAAATCCCCACTGAACAAATCAGAG GTCCATGAGTCTTACTACAAGTACCTGAAGCCACTGCAGTCCAAGCTCTGA